In Leucobacter insecticola, one DNA window encodes the following:
- a CDS encoding PIN domain-containing protein, whose amino-acid sequence MRCAFVRLDSSIYAEAERLEPHSLRSLDVIHLAAALALGSQLDEILTVDNRLAEAARNVGIRSVSIAM is encoded by the coding sequence ATCCGCTGCGCATTTGTCAGGCTCGACTCCTCGATCTACGCAGAAGCCGAGCGCCTCGAACCGCACTCGCTCCGCTCACTCGACGTGATCCACCTCGCCGCCGCCCTCGCCCTCGGCAGCCAGCTTGACGAGATCCTGACCGTTGATAATCGCCTGGCCGAAGCCGCAAGAAATGTGGGCATCCGGTCGGTGAGTATTGCGATGTAA
- a CDS encoding heavy-metal-associated domain-containing protein has translation MSTTITSNFLVTGMTCSHCENAIREEVSQIPGVTDIEVSAETGLLRVTQSAGSAPDAADIIAAVDEAGYEAALQGA, from the coding sequence ATGAGCACCACGATCACATCCAACTTCCTCGTCACCGGGATGACCTGCAGCCACTGCGAGAACGCTATCCGCGAAGAGGTCAGCCAGATCCCAGGGGTCACGGACATCGAGGTCAGCGCCGAGACTGGGCTGCTGCGGGTCACTCAGAGTGCGGGCTCGGCGCCCGATGCCGCGGACATCATCGCCGCAGTAGACGAAGCCGGGTACGAGGCGGCGCTACAGGGGGCATAA
- a CDS encoding amidase, with amino-acid sequence MTTLPDTALSLRAALRAGELSARDAVEESLNRIADAEDLGAFISVNPELALREAEAADAYFAANRSDPTAIPSLHGMPTAHKDLSDVAGVATTHGSAALPSATAATDSAEVRLLRRAGTISLGKTQVPEFGLTGYSENLIAPPACNPHDPERTAGGSSGGSAAAVAAGLLPLAPGSDGGGSIRIPALACGLIGLKPGLGTIPSDPAQDARDSFGAPRLTVSGPLARTPQDAALLFDAMRGTAGEPSLTAVAHSDGLRGLRVGISTVSPFESAHPTPLSAEALAAFTHAAHLLEQRQHHVEEAEVSYLPNYPEAFTTSWTAALSLLRLEEGAEDLLTPFTRCFRERARSRGDAAHHHAAAQLRRFASEARAQWGRYDVILTPGLAFTPPRIGAFTSLSPDDDYRLQCEWAPFTSMVNVAGLPAIAVPIDGPHSWTGVQLIGRAGSEIQLLQLATQLTE; translated from the coding sequence GTGACGACACTTCCCGACACCGCCCTGAGTCTGCGCGCCGCCCTCCGCGCGGGCGAACTTTCGGCGCGCGATGCGGTCGAAGAATCGCTCAACAGGATCGCTGACGCAGAAGATCTGGGGGCGTTCATCAGCGTCAATCCCGAGCTGGCTCTGCGGGAAGCCGAAGCCGCGGACGCGTATTTCGCGGCGAACCGCTCGGACCCTACCGCGATTCCCTCGCTGCACGGCATGCCCACCGCCCACAAGGATCTCTCCGATGTTGCGGGAGTGGCGACCACGCACGGCAGCGCCGCCCTCCCCAGCGCCACCGCCGCCACCGACAGCGCAGAAGTGCGCCTGCTGCGCCGGGCAGGCACGATCAGTCTCGGCAAAACCCAGGTGCCCGAGTTCGGCCTCACCGGCTACTCCGAGAACTTGATCGCGCCTCCCGCGTGCAACCCGCACGATCCTGAGCGCACCGCGGGCGGGTCCTCGGGTGGGTCCGCGGCCGCCGTGGCGGCGGGGCTGCTCCCCCTCGCTCCGGGCAGCGACGGTGGCGGATCGATCCGGATCCCAGCACTCGCCTGCGGGCTGATCGGCCTAAAACCGGGCCTCGGCACGATCCCGAGCGACCCCGCGCAGGATGCGCGCGACAGCTTCGGGGCACCGCGCCTGACCGTGAGTGGGCCGCTCGCGCGAACGCCACAGGACGCGGCACTGCTCTTCGACGCGATGCGGGGTACCGCAGGGGAGCCGAGTCTCACAGCAGTGGCGCACTCCGACGGCCTTCGCGGCTTGCGGGTTGGGATCAGCACCGTATCCCCGTTCGAGTCGGCGCACCCGACACCGCTTTCTGCGGAGGCGCTCGCGGCGTTCACGCATGCGGCGCACCTGCTCGAACAGCGTCAGCATCACGTCGAAGAAGCGGAAGTGAGTTACCTCCCGAACTACCCAGAGGCGTTCACCACGTCCTGGACCGCGGCTCTGTCTCTGCTGCGGCTCGAGGAGGGCGCCGAGGATCTCCTCACCCCGTTCACTCGATGCTTTCGCGAGCGCGCCCGCAGCAGGGGTGACGCCGCGCACCATCATGCAGCCGCACAGCTGCGACGCTTCGCATCGGAGGCTCGCGCGCAGTGGGGTCGCTATGACGTGATTCTGACGCCCGGGCTCGCGTTTACACCTCCCCGCATCGGCGCATTCACCTCGCTCAGCCCCGACGACGATTACCGACTGCAGTGCGAGTGGGCACCTTTTACCTCAATGGTCAATGTGGCTGGATTGCCCGCCATCGCCGTGCCGATTGACGGGCCCCATTCCTGGACCGGCGTGCAACTCATCGGCCGCGCGGGAAGCGAGATCCAGTTGCTGCAACTCGCAACCCAGCTCACGGAGTAG
- a CDS encoding metal ABC transporter substrate-binding protein — MTLISASPARSPRSLSLAAMALATGAALTLSACSGSPAGSDDTHSAGLKVVATTTQLADFVAEIGGNDVALTGLLTAGASAHHFDPTPADLLALGQADVLVVNGAGLETFIDSAVESSGFKGVVIDASEGIDEAEAKLITSESEDSAHAGEADHDHGTADHDHAHDHAHAEEDHAGHDHGDINPHIWTSPRFAEGMVAEITAGLEKADPAHAKDFNKRADAYLAKLQDLDTWIAAQFERVPVADRVIVSGHDSLSYYLHDYGIEFAGAILPSFEDNAEPSAADIDALVQSIKERGVKAIFVESSMSPKLAQAISQEAGVKVVDAESLYADSLGVAGSGADTYIDATIHNTQLILESWGVKPDELPATLQR, encoded by the coding sequence ATGACCCTCATCTCAGCCTCTCCCGCGCGCTCACCGCGCTCCCTCTCCCTCGCGGCGATGGCGCTTGCGACAGGTGCCGCCCTCACCCTCAGTGCCTGTAGCGGCTCCCCCGCAGGCTCTGACGACACCCATTCGGCGGGCCTGAAGGTCGTCGCCACAACAACGCAGCTCGCCGATTTTGTGGCCGAGATCGGTGGCAACGACGTCGCCCTGACGGGTCTCCTCACCGCCGGCGCATCCGCGCACCACTTCGATCCGACGCCCGCCGACCTGCTCGCCCTCGGCCAAGCCGACGTGCTCGTTGTCAACGGTGCCGGGCTTGAAACCTTCATCGATAGCGCCGTGGAGTCCTCAGGGTTCAAAGGTGTGGTGATCGATGCGAGCGAAGGTATCGACGAGGCCGAGGCAAAGTTGATCACCTCGGAGAGCGAAGACTCCGCGCACGCTGGGGAAGCGGATCACGACCACGGCACTGCGGATCACGACCACGCACACGACCACGCACACGCTGAGGAAGACCACGCCGGGCACGACCACGGCGACATCAACCCGCACATCTGGACCTCCCCACGCTTCGCGGAGGGCATGGTCGCCGAGATCACGGCGGGCCTCGAGAAGGCAGATCCCGCGCACGCCAAAGATTTCAACAAGCGCGCTGATGCGTACCTCGCCAAACTTCAGGATCTCGACACCTGGATCGCCGCGCAGTTTGAACGGGTACCCGTGGCCGATCGTGTGATCGTTAGCGGGCACGACTCGCTCAGCTACTACCTGCACGACTACGGCATCGAGTTCGCTGGCGCGATCCTGCCGAGCTTTGAAGACAATGCCGAGCCGAGCGCGGCCGACATTGATGCGCTCGTGCAAAGCATTAAGGAGCGTGGGGTGAAGGCAATCTTCGTTGAATCGTCGATGAGCCCGAAGCTCGCGCAGGCCATCTCGCAGGAGGCGGGGGTGAAGGTTGTCGACGCCGAATCGCTCTACGCTGACTCGCTCGGGGTCGCGGGTAGCGGTGCCGACACTTACATCGACGCGACGATCCACAACACACAGCTGATTCTTGAGAGCTGGGGTGTGAAGCCAGACGAACTACCCGCTACTCTGCAAAGATGA
- a CDS encoding metal ABC transporter ATP-binding protein, producing MTSALSLQDAAFGYAGVTRVEGLSVEVPAGAAVALIGPNGSGKSTLLRGVLGLAELTAGRIEVLGEDPARARRRIGSLPQADSRDTSLPITLRQVVTMGLYRSLGTFGRVGSAGKLAVSAALERVGLAQFAGRRFGELSGGQQQRGILARALVSNPQLLLLDEPFNGLDRENREVLLDLVRGLRTEGRTVLVSTHDLEIAQAACTHVLLLASGHKPGQPGHPASYGTVDAALTLDAVQHAFQDTTVELDHHTVTTTRETE from the coding sequence ATGACATCCGCACTCTCCCTCCAAGATGCCGCATTTGGCTACGCAGGGGTCACCCGCGTTGAGGGGTTAAGCGTTGAGGTGCCTGCAGGTGCCGCCGTTGCGCTCATCGGCCCCAACGGCTCAGGCAAGTCGACGCTGCTGCGGGGTGTTCTCGGGCTCGCCGAACTCACGGCGGGGCGGATCGAGGTGCTGGGGGAGGATCCGGCGCGCGCACGTCGGCGCATAGGCTCACTGCCGCAGGCAGACAGCCGCGATACCAGCTTGCCGATCACCCTCCGCCAGGTGGTGACGATGGGTCTCTACCGCTCCCTTGGAACGTTTGGCCGGGTTGGAAGCGCGGGCAAGCTGGCCGTGAGCGCGGCATTAGAACGGGTTGGGCTCGCGCAGTTTGCTGGGAGACGTTTCGGTGAGCTTTCGGGAGGGCAGCAGCAGCGCGGGATCCTGGCGCGTGCACTCGTCTCGAACCCTCAGCTGCTGCTGCTTGACGAACCCTTCAACGGTCTCGACCGAGAGAACCGTGAGGTGTTGCTCGATCTTGTTCGGGGCTTGCGCACCGAGGGTCGTACGGTGCTGGTGTCGACGCACGATCTGGAGATCGCCCAGGCCGCTTGCACGCATGTTTTGCTGCTTGCGAGCGGACACAAACCCGGACAACCCGGACACCCTGCAAGCTACGGCACCGTCGATGCAGCGCTCACCCTCGATGCAGTGCAGCACGCCTTCCAAGACACCACGGTGGAGCTTGATCATCACACCGTCACCACCACCCGCGAAACGGAGTGA
- a CDS encoding metal ABC transporter permease has protein sequence MLPAASDFSVFEVLALPFMWRALLTVVILAVAAGIVGLFISFRELEFVSDGLVHAVFPGLVVGAAVGGTAGLLPGAMIAAVLAGILFTVIDYRGGTGTDSAIAVVLAGLFSLGIVLVSKQEGYVSQLQELLFGRLLTVTDMQLGQIVIVAILALGVLLVTWRAQLFRAFDPAGFAAAGFRPLATDIVLSVAVALLVVAGVQALGVLMVIALLTVPMAVARLITRRFALLIPLAILTPLFAGAFGLWLSFEWSVGAGVTVSPGAVVVLLLVAVYAVAALVRLAGSVRGRARIDAGGDAR, from the coding sequence GTGCTGCCGGCGGCGAGCGATTTCTCGGTCTTCGAGGTTTTAGCCCTGCCGTTCATGTGGCGGGCGCTTCTCACTGTCGTGATTCTCGCGGTAGCGGCGGGCATCGTGGGTCTCTTCATCAGCTTCCGCGAGCTTGAGTTTGTGAGTGACGGCTTGGTGCATGCCGTGTTCCCCGGTCTGGTGGTGGGCGCTGCAGTCGGCGGCACTGCGGGCCTGCTCCCGGGGGCCATGATCGCGGCGGTCCTGGCCGGAATTCTCTTCACGGTGATCGATTATCGCGGCGGCACCGGAACCGATTCCGCTATTGCGGTGGTGCTCGCGGGGCTTTTCAGTCTCGGCATTGTTCTTGTGTCGAAGCAGGAGGGTTACGTCTCGCAGTTGCAGGAGCTTCTGTTTGGCAGGCTGCTGACCGTGACCGATATGCAGTTAGGGCAGATCGTGATCGTGGCGATTCTCGCCCTCGGGGTCCTCCTGGTCACTTGGCGAGCGCAACTGTTTCGCGCCTTCGATCCTGCGGGCTTCGCGGCCGCGGGATTTCGCCCGCTTGCCACCGATATTGTGCTGAGCGTCGCGGTTGCTTTGCTCGTTGTTGCGGGGGTGCAAGCGCTCGGGGTGCTGATGGTGATCGCGCTCCTCACGGTGCCGATGGCTGTGGCCCGGCTCATCACCCGCAGATTTGCGCTGCTCATTCCGCTCGCGATCCTGACCCCGCTTTTCGCGGGAGCCTTCGGGTTGTGGTTGTCGTTTGAATGGTCGGTGGGTGCGGGAGTCACCGTGTCGCCCGGTGCCGTCGTGGTGCTGCTGCTGGTTGCGGTGTACGCGGTGGCCGCGCTGGTTCGGCTTGCGGGGAGCGTCCGAGGGCGGGCTCGCATTGATGCGGGGGGCGATGCGCGATGA
- a CDS encoding metal ABC transporter permease, whose translation MNYFALASLEVVLLGLLSGIAGTLIVFRRRSFFAVALSHATFPGGVAFAVLGWNLLLGQAVFALLLVLIMTLLGRVPDQGRQVTSGVVLSFGFALGTLLASLNPGLGVPVEALLVGSPLAVNESDVVSTAVVLLATLGVVSLAGRRILFHTFDPVGFAAAGFRAWPVELVVTGLIAASVVVAMPAVGAILGVAILIGPAAAARLIAPRISWVPRSPRSLVS comes from the coding sequence ATGAACTACTTTGCGCTTGCAAGCCTTGAGGTTGTGCTGCTGGGGCTCCTCTCCGGGATCGCTGGCACGCTGATTGTGTTCCGGCGGCGTTCGTTTTTTGCGGTGGCACTGAGCCACGCCACCTTTCCGGGCGGGGTGGCATTTGCGGTGCTTGGGTGGAATCTGCTGCTCGGGCAGGCCGTGTTCGCGCTGCTGCTCGTGCTGATCATGACGCTGCTCGGCCGCGTGCCCGACCAGGGCCGGCAGGTGACGAGCGGGGTGGTGTTGTCTTTCGGTTTCGCCCTCGGCACGCTGCTTGCGAGCCTCAACCCGGGGCTGGGGGTGCCGGTCGAAGCGTTGCTCGTTGGATCCCCGCTTGCTGTGAACGAGAGCGATGTGGTGAGCACCGCGGTCGTATTGCTTGCCACGCTCGGCGTCGTCTCGCTAGCCGGGCGGCGGATCCTGTTCCACACCTTTGACCCGGTGGGGTTTGCGGCGGCTGGGTTTCGGGCCTGGCCCGTGGAACTCGTTGTGACCGGGCTGATCGCGGCCTCTGTGGTGGTCGCGATGCCGGCGGTGGGTGCGATCCTGGGAGTCGCGATCCTGATTGGCCCCGCTGCCGCAGCCAGGCTCATTGCGCCTCGCATTTCTTGGGTGCCCCGCTCGCCGCGATCATTGGTGTCGTGA
- a CDS encoding Fur family transcriptional regulator has product MEQPRRNTWQREAVRAALAEKRGFVSAQDLHQVLREGGSTIGLATVYRALAGLAEMGEADSLQSPEGENLFRSCATQGHHHHLICRSCGDTRELSANLVEEWTQRVAAEHGFSEIEHVVDIFGLCMNCREPASS; this is encoded by the coding sequence ATGGAGCAGCCCAGGCGTAATACCTGGCAGCGCGAGGCGGTGCGGGCGGCGCTCGCTGAGAAGCGCGGGTTCGTGAGTGCTCAGGATCTGCACCAGGTGTTGCGAGAGGGGGGCTCTACGATCGGCCTTGCAACGGTGTACCGCGCGCTTGCCGGGCTTGCGGAGATGGGCGAAGCGGACTCGTTGCAATCTCCCGAGGGTGAGAACCTGTTCCGATCCTGCGCCACCCAGGGCCATCACCACCATTTGATTTGCCGCAGTTGCGGCGACACCCGCGAGTTGTCAGCGAACCTCGTTGAGGAGTGGACGCAGCGCGTCGCGGCCGAGCACGGTTTCAGTGAGATCGAACACGTCGTTGACATTTTCGGTTTGTGCATGAATTGCCGGGAGCCTGCAAGCTCGTAG
- a CDS encoding DUF6157 family protein, giving the protein MGTTNYESTFIEVAADCPVDEAQVPQPGAKTPSVAELQHRIIAEHPYDFTSDDVLFEVYAIRNAIPASERAGARAAFFAKSQACLRASPLGKRYGWGVHSDADGRVALVPVGSDRYRELAEDSSVKHLRAMRSKRV; this is encoded by the coding sequence ATGGGAACCACAAACTACGAGAGCACCTTCATTGAGGTTGCGGCCGACTGCCCAGTAGACGAGGCGCAGGTGCCGCAGCCCGGGGCGAAGACGCCCTCCGTCGCGGAACTGCAACATCGCATCATCGCAGAGCATCCCTACGACTTCACTTCTGACGATGTGCTATTCGAGGTGTACGCGATTCGCAATGCGATACCTGCTTCTGAGCGCGCGGGCGCTCGTGCGGCTTTCTTCGCGAAGTCGCAGGCTTGCCTCCGTGCCTCACCGCTCGGCAAACGCTACGGCTGGGGTGTGCACTCCGACGCCGATGGACGGGTGGCGCTTGTGCCTGTGGGATCGGATCGTTACCGCGAGTTGGCCGAGGACAGCAGCGTGAAGCACCTTCGGGCAATGCGCTCGAAGCGGGTGTGA
- a CDS encoding phosphatase PAP2 family protein, with product MSSTATTPSATTVSTATTTSATTAAAQTRLIRPTRWWILLVAAVILFTAIYILAVLTPTGQSFENAALRGADQVGQQGFNEANRALGQITIWSLIIATALVGLIGLLRRQFLLAVIGVGVIGAGQIITQSLKRFILPRPELVPVTGDFTANSLPSGHTTIAMTVLIALFLVVPYRFRGVVMLFVSGWAVGIGAYTVTAKWHRLSDTIAADLVALAVGSVAALILLRLGRLRRVGRRPRLRMIVVVFLALSGMVALLLGVVLATSPLNYPLHSPVIEWNVYLAAHSLASAGSVFALLTYWGTWRGIEVVRRVGK from the coding sequence ATGTCCAGCACCGCAACCACCCCTTCAGCGACCACCGTCAGCACCGCAACGACAACTTCAGCGACAACCGCCGCAGCGCAGACGCGCCTAATCCGACCCACCCGGTGGTGGATACTTCTCGTTGCCGCAGTGATCCTCTTCACCGCGATCTACATTCTCGCGGTACTCACCCCGACGGGGCAGAGTTTTGAGAATGCGGCGCTGCGCGGGGCCGACCAGGTCGGCCAGCAGGGCTTCAACGAAGCGAACCGGGCGCTCGGCCAGATCACCATCTGGAGCCTCATCATCGCCACCGCCCTTGTCGGGCTGATCGGGCTGCTGCGGCGGCAGTTCTTACTCGCGGTCATCGGTGTCGGGGTCATCGGAGCCGGGCAGATCATCACACAGTCGCTCAAACGCTTCATTCTGCCGCGGCCCGAACTGGTGCCCGTGACCGGAGACTTCACCGCAAACTCGCTGCCTTCGGGTCACACCACCATCGCGATGACGGTGCTCATCGCGCTGTTCTTGGTCGTGCCATACCGCTTTCGCGGCGTTGTCATGCTGTTCGTGAGCGGCTGGGCCGTCGGCATCGGCGCCTATACCGTGACCGCAAAATGGCATCGGCTTTCAGACACCATCGCTGCGGATCTGGTTGCTCTCGCTGTCGGCTCAGTCGCCGCGCTGATTCTGCTGCGCCTCGGGCGACTACGCAGGGTGGGTCGGCGGCCCCGGCTGCGCATGATTGTCGTCGTGTTTCTGGCACTATCGGGAATGGTGGCACTCCTGCTGGGTGTCGTGCTGGCGACATCACCGCTGAACTATCCACTCCACAGCCCGGTCATTGAGTGGAACGTCTATCTTGCAGCTCACTCACTCGCCTCCGCCGGCTCGGTATTCGCCCTGCTGACTTACTGGGGCACGTGGCGCGGCATCGAGGTCGTTCGGCGCGTCGGCAAGTAG
- a CDS encoding Fic family protein, translating into MRTSRVCWGHVGVAGRDLTVQDFPETYIGSGVRLTPQYTPPSGATLIWNHLHQWEAFLHAKDDLDPLLKMSMAHYPFEAIHPFADGDGRTGRILNILLLANYGLLTHPILYMSERII; encoded by the coding sequence ATGCGTACGTCGCGAGTGTGCTGGGGGCATGTCGGAGTCGCCGGGCGAGACCTGACCGTCCAAGACTTCCCCGAAACCTATATTGGCAGCGGCGTGAGGCTCACACCGCAGTACACGCCTCCCTCTGGAGCAACGCTGATCTGGAATCACTTGCACCAGTGGGAAGCATTCCTCCACGCCAAGGACGACCTTGATCCGCTCCTCAAAATGAGCATGGCGCACTACCCGTTTGAGGCCATTCACCCGTTTGCAGACGGGGACGGCCGCACCGGTAGGATCCTCAATATTCTTCTGCTCGCGAACTACGGTCTGCTCACACACCCCATCCTCTACATGTCCGAACGCATCATTTAG
- a CDS encoding GNAT family N-acetyltransferase: MRHDPDSIILTRIVGAAADRDFLTQTASLLREVVAHGGAIGWVTPPPAEEVEELLRGVVADSPEGNACLMAAWSGAQLLGLGYWSRYTRATNKPHVDIVKLGVDPAARGQGIGRRIMQELIQAARDNQVEVVTLDLRGDNLGGIALYESLGFTRYGVLPRFVALGEDRYDKCFYALDLREDTPVKRT, translated from the coding sequence ATGCGCCACGATCCGGATTCGATCATACTCACTCGAATAGTCGGTGCCGCGGCCGACCGAGACTTTCTCACCCAGACCGCCTCACTGCTGCGCGAGGTCGTCGCCCACGGGGGCGCGATCGGCTGGGTGACACCGCCCCCCGCGGAGGAGGTAGAGGAACTGCTTCGGGGAGTCGTCGCAGACTCGCCCGAAGGTAATGCCTGCCTGATGGCCGCCTGGAGCGGAGCCCAACTTCTCGGGCTTGGATACTGGAGCCGATATACACGCGCCACGAATAAGCCGCACGTCGATATCGTAAAGCTTGGGGTCGATCCCGCAGCCCGGGGCCAAGGCATCGGTCGCAGGATCATGCAGGAACTCATACAGGCCGCTCGCGACAATCAGGTTGAGGTGGTGACGCTCGACCTGCGCGGTGACAACCTCGGCGGGATCGCGCTCTACGAATCACTCGGGTTCACCCGCTACGGCGTACTTCCCCGCTTCGTGGCACTCGGAGAAGATCGTTACGACAAGTGTTTCTACGCGCTCGACCTGCGCGAGGATACGCCGGTCAAGCGCACGTAG
- a CDS encoding Wadjet anti-phage system protein JetD domain-containing protein, whose protein sequence is MTWTTAADLGVALHRRWKTGAMLRSHALAEPFEPISLPIKGPSERDLAERLAEVRRWAAALERAADGGKNFEIVLRGVGGRHLGRSEVPARAVFTSRAQLWRALGVGGAAGAVARFDDMLAAAALVPAARDWLLQHPIRALDIADDWPAILAARDWLDWHRDSGLFLRQIDAPGVDTKLIERNRGTLAALLGVSASAAGFVTELGFAEKPGRVRLRFDPAALALPAALTEAELRVSELAELNAAVTEVLIVENEVTYLSVPVPSGAVVFFGRGYDAAQAASIGWLRRAAEAGQVRYWGDLDTHGFQILHRLRQHLPGVRSVLMDRDTLLAHESRWGEEPTPTRAELSGLTDAEAALYEDLVTDRYGRAVRLEQERIDWAWVMVRLG, encoded by the coding sequence ATGACCTGGACCACGGCCGCCGACCTCGGTGTCGCGTTGCACAGGCGCTGGAAGACCGGCGCGATGCTGCGATCTCACGCCCTCGCAGAGCCGTTTGAGCCGATCAGCCTGCCGATCAAGGGCCCCAGCGAACGCGACCTGGCGGAGCGGCTCGCCGAGGTGCGCCGCTGGGCGGCTGCGCTCGAGCGAGCGGCCGACGGCGGCAAGAACTTCGAGATCGTGCTGCGCGGCGTCGGCGGCAGACACCTCGGGCGCAGCGAGGTGCCGGCGAGGGCGGTGTTCACGAGTCGGGCGCAGCTGTGGCGCGCTCTCGGCGTGGGCGGTGCTGCGGGTGCGGTGGCGCGCTTCGACGACATGCTCGCCGCGGCCGCGCTCGTGCCTGCCGCACGCGACTGGCTGCTGCAGCACCCCATCCGCGCCCTCGACATCGCAGACGATTGGCCCGCGATTCTCGCAGCGCGCGATTGGCTCGACTGGCACCGCGATTCGGGGCTGTTTCTGCGCCAGATCGATGCGCCCGGGGTCGATACGAAGCTCATCGAGCGCAACCGCGGCACCCTCGCCGCACTGCTCGGGGTATCTGCGTCTGCCGCGGGGTTTGTGACTGAGCTGGGATTTGCCGAGAAGCCCGGCAGGGTGCGGCTGCGTTTTGATCCCGCCGCACTCGCTTTACCCGCCGCGCTCACCGAGGCGGAGTTGCGGGTGTCGGAGCTCGCGGAGCTTAACGCGGCCGTGACCGAGGTGCTGATCGTCGAGAACGAGGTGACGTACCTCAGCGTGCCGGTGCCGTCGGGTGCGGTCGTGTTCTTCGGGCGCGGCTACGACGCGGCGCAGGCCGCCTCGATCGGCTGGTTGCGGCGGGCAGCTGAGGCGGGGCAGGTGCGCTACTGGGGTGATCTTGACACCCACGGCTTCCAGATCCTGCATCGCCTGCGACAGCATTTGCCCGGTGTGCGGTCGGTGCTGATGGATCGCGACACCCTCCTCGCCCACGAATCGCGCTGGGGCGAGGAACCGACCCCCACCCGCGCCGAGCTCTCAGGCCTCACCGACGCTGAGGCCGCGCTCTACGAGGATCTCGTCACCGACCGTTACGGTCGCGCGGTGCGCCTCGAGCAGGAACGCATCGACTGGGCGTGGGTGATGGTGCGGCTGGGGTGA